A section of the Girardinichthys multiradiatus isolate DD_20200921_A chromosome 5, DD_fGirMul_XY1, whole genome shotgun sequence genome encodes:
- the cdk15 gene encoding cyclin-dependent kinase 15 isoform X1: MEELARWMREASCWLWSCCCDDKQKEEEEEDNETKQSVKDGGPEEDDDSPRSCRSWTSIPPSVVDREPTNPPGPQPHWFHTLQVRRFRVPRGRSNSDPLRAATVQECFPWKAGLEFGAAHSYLSLEKLGEGAFASVYKGISRINGKLVALKVIRMKTEEGVPFTAIREASLLKHLKHANIVLLHDIIHTSETLTFVFEYVQTDLAQYMMQHPGGLHSHNVRIFMFQLLRALTYIHSRRILHRDLKPHNLLISYLGELKLADFGLARSKSIPTQNLSSEVVTLWYRPPDVLLGSIDYSTALDMWGAGCIFIEMLQGSPAFAGGSDELEQLQNIWTVLGLPSEDNWPGVSLLPNYRPDWFIHCKPKQFRKVWKRLEQLSYKTEDLVQKILKLVPTERISAQEAMQHPYFSTLPAPIMHLRDIVSIFKVSGVRLETEVRDIFNPGRRLKSSLLPAANCW; the protein is encoded by the exons ATGGAGGAATTAGCTCGCTGGATGAGGGAAGCCAGCTGCTGGctgtggagctgctgctgcGATGATAAAcagaaggaggaggaagaggaggacaaCGAGACGAAGCAGAGTGTAAAGGATGGAGGACCAGAGGAGGACGACGACAGTccaaggagctgcaggagctgGACTTCTATCCCGCCTTCTGTG GTGGATCGTGAACCTACCAACCCACCTGGGCCTCAGCCTCACTGGTTCCACACTTTGCAAGTCAGACGGTTCAGGGTTCCAAGAGGACGAAGCAACAGTGACCCGCTGAGAGCAGCGACCGTGCAGGAATGTTTCCCCTGG AAAGCGGGTCTGGAGTTTGGAGCAGCGCACTCATACCTGAGTCTGGAGAAGTTGGGAGAAGGAGCGTTTGCGTCCGTCTACAAAGGCATCAGCAG GATAAACGGGAAGCTGGTGGCTCTGAAGGTGATTCGTATGAAGACAGAGGAGGGGGTCCCATTCACTGCCATCAGAGAAG cGTCTCTtctaaaacatctgaaacatgcCAACATCGTCCTCCTTCATGACATCATCCACACCAGTGAGACACTCACCTTTGTCTTCGAATATGTG cAGACAGATCTGGCCCAGTACATGATGCAACACCCCGGAGGACTTCATTCCCACAATGTGCGG ATCTTTATGTTCCAGCTGCTCCGCGCTCTTACCTACATCCACAGTCGCAGGATCCTGCACCGAGACCTGAAGCCCCACAACCTGCTCATCAGCTACCTAGGCGAGCTCAAACTAGCCGACTTTG GTCTGGCTCGGTCAAAGTCCATTCCCACTCAGAACCTCTCCTCAGAAGTGGTGACACTGTGGTATCGGCCACCTGATGTTCTGTTGGGATCCATAGATTATTCTACGGCTCTTGACATGTG GGGGGCAGGCTGTATCTTCATAGAGATGCTGCAGGGATCCCCAGCGTTTGCAGGAGGTTCTGATGAGctggagcagctgcagaacaTCTGGACG GTTCTGGGCCTCCCCTCAGAAGACAACTGGCCTGGAGTCAGTCTGCTGCCTAATTATAGACCAG ACTGGTTTATTCACTGCAAGCCAAAGCAGTTTAGAAAGGTTTGGAAAAG GTTGGAACAACTTTCCTATAAGACAGAGGACCTGGTCCAGAAGATACTGAAGCTGGTTCCGACAGAGCGGATTTCAGCTCAGGAGGCTATGCAGCATCCTTATTTTAGCACGCTTCCTGCTCCCATCATGCACCTCAGAGACA TTGTGTCCATCTTCAAAGTTTCTGGAGTTCGCCTGGAGACTGAGGTTAGAGACATCTTCAACCCCGGACGGAGACTGAAATCTTCACTGCTTCCTGCCGCCAACTGTTGGTGA
- the cdk15 gene encoding cyclin-dependent kinase 15 isoform X2, whose protein sequence is MEELARWMREASCWLWSCCCDDKQKEEEEEDNETKQSVKDGGPEEDDDSPRSCRSWTSIPPSVVDREPTNPPGPQPHWFHTLQVRRFRVPRGRSNSDPLRAATVQECFPWKAGLEFGAAHSYLSLEKLGEGAFASVYKGISRINGKLVALKVIRMKTEEGVPFTAIREASLLKHLKHANIVLLHDIIHTSETLTFVFEYVTDLAQYMMQHPGGLHSHNVRIFMFQLLRALTYIHSRRILHRDLKPHNLLISYLGELKLADFGLARSKSIPTQNLSSEVVTLWYRPPDVLLGSIDYSTALDMWGAGCIFIEMLQGSPAFAGGSDELEQLQNIWTVLGLPSEDNWPGVSLLPNYRPDWFIHCKPKQFRKVWKRLEQLSYKTEDLVQKILKLVPTERISAQEAMQHPYFSTLPAPIMHLRDIVSIFKVSGVRLETEVRDIFNPGRRLKSSLLPAANCW, encoded by the exons ATGGAGGAATTAGCTCGCTGGATGAGGGAAGCCAGCTGCTGGctgtggagctgctgctgcGATGATAAAcagaaggaggaggaagaggaggacaaCGAGACGAAGCAGAGTGTAAAGGATGGAGGACCAGAGGAGGACGACGACAGTccaaggagctgcaggagctgGACTTCTATCCCGCCTTCTGTG GTGGATCGTGAACCTACCAACCCACCTGGGCCTCAGCCTCACTGGTTCCACACTTTGCAAGTCAGACGGTTCAGGGTTCCAAGAGGACGAAGCAACAGTGACCCGCTGAGAGCAGCGACCGTGCAGGAATGTTTCCCCTGG AAAGCGGGTCTGGAGTTTGGAGCAGCGCACTCATACCTGAGTCTGGAGAAGTTGGGAGAAGGAGCGTTTGCGTCCGTCTACAAAGGCATCAGCAG GATAAACGGGAAGCTGGTGGCTCTGAAGGTGATTCGTATGAAGACAGAGGAGGGGGTCCCATTCACTGCCATCAGAGAAG cGTCTCTtctaaaacatctgaaacatgcCAACATCGTCCTCCTTCATGACATCATCCACACCAGTGAGACACTCACCTTTGTCTTCGAATATGTG ACAGATCTGGCCCAGTACATGATGCAACACCCCGGAGGACTTCATTCCCACAATGTGCGG ATCTTTATGTTCCAGCTGCTCCGCGCTCTTACCTACATCCACAGTCGCAGGATCCTGCACCGAGACCTGAAGCCCCACAACCTGCTCATCAGCTACCTAGGCGAGCTCAAACTAGCCGACTTTG GTCTGGCTCGGTCAAAGTCCATTCCCACTCAGAACCTCTCCTCAGAAGTGGTGACACTGTGGTATCGGCCACCTGATGTTCTGTTGGGATCCATAGATTATTCTACGGCTCTTGACATGTG GGGGGCAGGCTGTATCTTCATAGAGATGCTGCAGGGATCCCCAGCGTTTGCAGGAGGTTCTGATGAGctggagcagctgcagaacaTCTGGACG GTTCTGGGCCTCCCCTCAGAAGACAACTGGCCTGGAGTCAGTCTGCTGCCTAATTATAGACCAG ACTGGTTTATTCACTGCAAGCCAAAGCAGTTTAGAAAGGTTTGGAAAAG GTTGGAACAACTTTCCTATAAGACAGAGGACCTGGTCCAGAAGATACTGAAGCTGGTTCCGACAGAGCGGATTTCAGCTCAGGAGGCTATGCAGCATCCTTATTTTAGCACGCTTCCTGCTCCCATCATGCACCTCAGAGACA TTGTGTCCATCTTCAAAGTTTCTGGAGTTCGCCTGGAGACTGAGGTTAGAGACATCTTCAACCCCGGACGGAGACTGAAATCTTCACTGCTTCCTGCCGCCAACTGTTGGTGA